DNA sequence from the Carnobacterium funditum DSM 5970 genome:
CCCGTTATTCAAGAAGAAACGCAAGAGAAAAAGAAAATGGCATTTGTTGTTCCAGGAAAGTATAGGGACCAAATACCAGAACCAAACAATCCAAATCTAAAGGTGAAAAAGTTTGATGAAGGCCTATTTGGATCAATACAATATTCAGGTTTTTCTAATCAGCCAAAAGAATTAAAAATGAAGAAAAAGCTTGAAAAGTGGATACTGGAAAAGGGCTATCAAAAGCAATCAAATTACATGTTAGCTTCTTACAATGCACCTCTTGTACCACCTATGTTCAGAAGAAATGAAATTTGGGTTAGAATTATCAAAGCTTAAGTAAAAAATGATTTTTTTAATAATCAATTAGCAATCAATTAGTATTCTTAATACTCAATTTAATAAGTAAATTGAAGCTTAAGAGTGAAGCATAGGGCATGAAAACAGGAAAAGAATAAGATGATTAAGAGGGATGAAATGAAAAACATTAAACTGACGATTGAGTATGATGGCGGTAGATATCTGGGTTGGCAAAGGCTCGGAGATTCAGACAAAACGATTCAAGGCAAAATTGAGAATGTCTTGTCAGAATTGGCAGAAACAAAAATTGAAATTGTTGGCTCGGGTCGGACGGATGCCGGAACCCATGCCAAGGGGCAGGTAGCCAATTTCAAGACGACATCTAACATGGATTTTTTGGCAATGCAAGACTATCTGAACAGGTATCTCCCACGCGATATTATTGTTAAAGAGCTAGAGGAAGTTCCAGAAAGATTCCATGCTCGCTATAATGCCGTCAGGAAGAAATACAGCTATTATGTCTGGAATAATGTCGTACCATCCGCATTTGAGCGGAATTACAGCTACTATTATCCTGGACAACTTAACGTCGACAAAATGAATGAGGCTTGCAGAAAGCTTGTCGGAACCCATGACTTCATCGGTTTTTCTTCACTCAAGAAGACGAAAAAATCAACGGTCAGGACCATTGATGAAATCACAATCCACAGAGAAGGTGAGCTGTTGCACTTTACGTTCATAGGAGACGGCTTCCTATATAAAATGGTTAGAATTATTATGGGGACGCTTCTAGAAATCGGGGCTGGAATGACGGAACCAGAATATATTGACGCCATATTTGAGAGTGGGATAAGAAGTGATGCCGGGATGACGGTTCCTTCTCACGGACTATTCCTAGATGAAGTTTGTTACGATTGACGAGGCTAGGTGGTCATCCGCTTTAAGGAGCTCTTCGGAAGGATGCAATAAAAGTAGATGGAAATGGTCGAACGGAACAGATGATACTAAAGGATTATCTACTATAAGAAAGATTCCGCCATCATCTTTCCTATCCTATAATAAGATGCAACAAAAAAAGCATGTCACTCTTATAAGAGCAGACACGCTTTTTTTATTCCAGAAAAAAAGGATATCTAAAATATAATCAGTTGAATAATAGGCAAGCAACCTATCTAGTATTAAAGATGTGTCTTTCTTTCCAAATATTCTGATTCAGAAATATTTCCCTTCGCGTATTCTTTCTGAAGAACATCTAAAGGTGTTTCTTTATCAGAAGACGGATTCTGTTTATGGCTAAAGAATTTTCCTGTTAAAAACAACACGACTACAAGTAATATTATCCAAAAAATGCCCATAAACATCATAGAACTTATGCCTCCTCGATTAAACAAATTTAAACAATCATACATCCCTATTCCTCCTTTTTCTTATTAAAACTATTTTTATTAGATTTTAGTTGTATTCATTTTTGGTTTAATCACCCTTCCTACATAATAAGGTTCTTACGGGCAACTCTACCCGCCACGTCTCCCATCCCATTTGAGGGAACCGATAGTTTATTGTATTATGAAGATTTTCCTCACATGTTTTCCTATGTTTACAATTATACAATTCAATTGTGTGGATTTTGTGTAGTTGCTATAAATTTTAGATATAACCTCTACATAATAACCTATAAAATGATATTATTGGGCTAACGGTATAAAACATTCTTGAGGTAATGTTTATGAAGAATATACGCACAAAAGAAGCAAGTGAAAAATGGGGAATAAGTGATAGAAGAATACGAGTGTTACGTCGGAATGGAAGAATTGAAGGTGCAATAAAAGTTGGTCGAAATTGGTCAATTCCTTTTGAAACGGTTAAACTTGTTGATGCAAGAGAGAAGATAGGAAAAGAATACTTTGGTACCTATTACGATTCTAGTTACATTGTCTCGTGAGCTTTCTAATCTAGACATTACCAGCTACGCAAATCACGATAGAGTTACCCATGATGGATAGGGTAGCTTTTTGGCAATAAGCTACTAGTTGTATGATGGAAAACAAAAAAATGTTTTTCTCCCATAGAGCGCATAAAAGGGAAAAGGGGCAGTCAAGCTGCAATTTTGTAAATGAAATAACGTCAAACAAGATTAGATTGTAGTTTATATTGTGAGGTTAAATATATAAGACCTACACACTAAATAGTTTCTAAAGCATTGGAAGATAAAAAATGTTAAGGTAGACTAATGATATAAGGAGTGAAACAGATGATGGAAATTACTAAAAACGCATTGGCTGAGTCACTAAAAAAACAAATGCAAACTATACCACTAGCGAAAATTACAGTTAACAATATTGTTAAAGAATGCGGATTAAATAGACGAACGTTATATTATTATTTTAATGATATATATGATCTATTAGAATGGATTTTTAAAACGGAACTTAAAGAAATGCTTGGTGAAAATAAAACATGTTCATCATGGCAAAAAGGGTTTTTAGAAATATTCAAGTATTTGTATGAGAATAAAAAAGTGGTATTAAACACTTATAATTCTATAGATAGAGATATTTTAGAGAATCATTTATATAACGAATCATTTAACATTATTTTAGAAGTTGTAAATGAGCTTGCAAAGGATTTAAATGTATCAGATAAAGATAAACGATATGTAGCTAATTTCTATAAAATCGCTTTGGTAGGGATAATAATTGATTGGATAAAAAATAATATGGTCGAAGACATTGAAGGAATTGTTAATAATCTTGACAAAATAATTAGTGGAGAAATCTACAGAGCATTATTAAAATATGAAAAATAGGGGAGTCAAATTTAATTTGACTTCCCTATTTTTCATATTTTAATTACAGTAGATAGTTATATTAACCCTTCTAAAGATGTGTTGCTTAATAACTTTTTAATGATAGGTTCAGCTGGTAACGGTCTTCCACTATACATTGCTTTAGCTGCATCAGCCACAACACGTATATCATATTGACCAGGATATATTTCAGGTGGATTTTTTTCAAGTCCAAGTAAAGTATATACAGCCATCATAGCGGAACGAACAGAATATTCAACAGTAAATACACAATCACCTTTAATCTCTGCAAATTGACCTAAAAATGCAAGATTCGTACTACCTTCAGGCACAACTTGTGGTCTATCTCCTTTTACACGAGGCATAAATTGACTTGTGATATAAGGCATCATGGCAGGAATCACAATGGATGTATCACTATATTCATGCATATCATTTTCATCAATACCTAAATGATATAAAAGTTCTTGTAATAATTCTATACCTGTACAGTCACTCATTTTCTTTTCAATAAAATCTCCTTTTTTATCAGGGAATAAACCGTATGCCCAAAGGACTATTACATCATCAGGTTGATCAATAAATTGAGGTTGTCTATTAACAGTGACACTTAATAACCAGTTTGAGTCTTTAACTGTTATTATTCCTCCGGTCACATTTTTATGTGGAGCTATTTGACGTTCAGCAAATTTCTCAATAAGTTCTCTCATTTTAGGACCTTTAGAAGTTATCGTATAGGATTCCCATTTACTTTTATCAATATCGCTACAGAATACTTCAGGTTTTCCAAATGAAGCATCTTTTTTAGCTATGTTTTTCCATAGATTCCAGCAACCGCCCTCACTTCTATCTAATTCAGGTGCTTTATCCATATTTCCAAGTGTGGTATTTTCAGTCATAGATCCATTGGTAAAGAATACTAAATCATTTTCAGTAGTTTTAATAATT
Encoded proteins:
- the truA gene encoding tRNA pseudouridine(38-40) synthase TruA, whose translation is MKNIKLTIEYDGGRYLGWQRLGDSDKTIQGKIENVLSELAETKIEIVGSGRTDAGTHAKGQVANFKTTSNMDFLAMQDYLNRYLPRDIIVKELEEVPERFHARYNAVRKKYSYYVWNNVVPSAFERNYSYYYPGQLNVDKMNEACRKLVGTHDFIGFSSLKKTKKSTVRTIDEITIHREGELLHFTFIGDGFLYKMVRIIMGTLLEIGAGMTEPEYIDAIFESGIRSDAGMTVPSHGLFLDEVCYD
- a CDS encoding TetR/AcrR family transcriptional regulator gives rise to the protein MMEITKNALAESLKKQMQTIPLAKITVNNIVKECGLNRRTLYYYFNDIYDLLEWIFKTELKEMLGENKTCSSWQKGFLEIFKYLYENKKVVLNTYNSIDRDILENHLYNESFNIILEVVNELAKDLNVSDKDKRYVANFYKIALVGIIIDWIKNNMVEDIEGIVNNLDKIISGEIYRALLKYEK
- a CDS encoding SHOCT domain-containing protein; this translates as MYDCLNLFNRGGISSMMFMGIFWIILLVVVLFLTGKFFSHKQNPSSDKETPLDVLQKEYAKGNISESEYLERKTHL
- a CDS encoding oleate hydratase yields the protein MGNYERMNTLKPEGIENKKAYLIGGGIASLAAAEYLIRDGHMDGKNITIIEQDSILGGALDGSGNAEDGYVARGGREMEEHYECVWDLFGGVPSLEDPKRTVLDEFRELNRADPNYSNCRAIANRGEKLDFSTLGLDDIHVKQLTKLFLATEDSLGAATVEQFFDDSFLETDMWLYWRSMFAFETWHSVVEMKRYMHRFMHLMPGMSKMEKLVFTKYNQYDSMILPLKKSLESQGILFDLNTQVTDLDMDITNDKKTVTGIHLTRDGKKEEIIKTTENDLVFFTNGSMTENTTLGNMDKAPELDRSEGGCWNLWKNIAKKDASFGKPEVFCSDIDKSKWESYTITSKGPKMRELIEKFAERQIAPHKNVTGGIITVKDSNWLLSVTVNRQPQFIDQPDDVIVLWAYGLFPDKKGDFIEKKMSDCTGIELLQELLYHLGIDENDMHEYSDTSIVIPAMMPYITSQFMPRVKGDRPQVVPEGSTNLAFLGQFAEIKGDCVFTVEYSVRSAMMAVYTLLGLEKNPPEIYPGQYDIRVVADAAKAMYSGRPLPAEPIIKKLLSNTSLEGLI
- a CDS encoding SOUL family heme-binding protein, whose protein sequence is MSKYETPDYDIVMKEEEYEIRKYVDFFTVEYENSNDPEIRNGFGSLFKYISSDNKENEKISMTVPVIQEETQEKKKMAFVVPGKYRDQIPEPNNPNLKVKKFDEGLFGSIQYSGFSNQPKELKMKKKLEKWILEKGYQKQSNYMLASYNAPLVPPMFRRNEIWVRIIKA